The Salvia miltiorrhiza cultivar Shanhuang (shh) chromosome 1, IMPLAD_Smil_shh, whole genome shotgun sequence genome has a window encoding:
- the LOC131020675 gene encoding ethylene-responsive transcription factor ERF024-like translates to MDLARHEHPSSARSPLQIATSPAPAGKKRAGRKVVNETRHPVYRGVRRKNGGKWVCEVRDKKSRIWLGTFPTPETAAVAHDVAALALHGDRTPLNFPAAAAQLPRPRSGSHHDIQRAASEAARDFCTVWTSSSSRHVSQETKIIINSSDTNLPAKKDDSAERSSAESLDDCWSCDQSPTGGFMDEEAVFNMPTLLDSMAEGMLLTPLAMKKGFNWSQYEVDDDDANAMDLSLWVD, encoded by the coding sequence ATGGATCTTGCGCGCCACGAACATCCAAGTTCAGCTCGTTCGCCGCTTCAAATCGCGACATCACCGGCTCCGGCGGGCAAGAAGCGAGCCGGGCGGAAGGTGGTGAACGAGACGCGCCACCCCGTCTACAGAGGAGTGCGGCGGAAGAACGGCGGCAAATGGGTGTGCGAGGTCCGCGACAAGAAATCGAGAATATGGCTGGGGACCTTCCCCACCCCGGAGACGGCGGCCGTTGCCCACGACGTGGCGGCCCTGGCGCTGCACGGCGACCGCACGCCGCTCAACTTCCCGGCCGCCGCCGCGCAGCTCCCCCGCCCCCGGTCGGGCTCCCACCACGATATCCAACGGGCGGCCTCTGAGGCCGCCCGGGACTTCTGCACCGTGTGGACGTCCTCATCATCTAGGCATGTCTCACAAgagacaaaaataataataaattcgtCGGATACAAATTTGCCCGCCAAAAAGGATGATTCCGCGGAACGTAGTTCTGCGGAATCATTAGACGATTGTTGGTCGTGCGATCAAAGCCCGACGGGCGGATTCATGGACGAGGAGGCGGTGTTTAACATGCCGACGTTGCTAGATAGCATGGCGGAGGGGATGCTTCTCACTCCTTTAGCTATGAAGAAAGGGTTCAATTGGAGCCAATATGAGGTGGATGATGATGATGCCAATGCCATGGACTTGAGTTTGTGGGTCGACTAG
- the LOC131006386 gene encoding uncharacterized protein LOC131006386, with the protein MNSNRALHQIVSRQIVSEDDEMCFFLCGARVRFSPTDYALVTGLNFGPTMFDATLQHDCSRVEAYRRFCGGRTMTIQALIKRVCNLDRRVDDEDGSLYLRVVLVCVAHTIVLGLDTRVQPWLWVLVDDLDAFDRFPWGAYSYKMLCHYTTEIGTGEKYHFYGPSWALYVWALERVPGFRQMVAASSGDATAHPRCLRWNFRGKPRLHGLRDLFEGQGGVLGLDPDEHDLASNYFISALTPGELSVSFKSPDNPLARGVQFPQHTRARVVEERGDEEDVPRQPRMTRSQSVQGLVRDARPHEPARHSVDPGKRPVPHTSSSSSGSRPVSSPSEGEVDRKWVTKMIRQEMKFFGKFMDKLKGKGKKG; encoded by the exons ATGAACAGCAATAGAGCATTGCACCAGATTGTATCGAGGCAGATTGTGTCAGAAGACGATGAGATGTGCTTCTTTCTGTGCGGAGCACGAGTCAGATTTTCCCCCACGGACTACGCATTAGTGACTGGGCTCAATTTCGGTCCAACGATGTTCGATGCGACATTACAGCACGACTGCAGTCGCGTGGAGGCATACCGACGATTCTGCGGTGGGCGAACCATGACCATACAGGCGCTCATTAAACGTGTGTGCAATTTGGATCGTCGAGTGGATGATGAGGATGGGAGCCTGTACCTTCGTGTTGTCCTCGTGTGTGTGGCTCACACCATTGTTCTTGGGTTGGATACGCGGGTACAGCCGTGGCTTTGGGTGTTGGTGGATGATCTGGAtgcatttgatagattcccctggGGTGCGTATTCATATAAGATGTTATGCCATTATACGACAGAGATAGGAACCGGCGagaagtatcacttctacggtccttcgtgggctttatatgTCTGGGCATTGGAGCGCGTCCCGGGCTTCAGACAGATGGTGGCAGCATCTAGTGGTGATGCGACAGCGCACCCTCGATGTTTGAGATGGAATTTCAGGGGTAAGCCCCGGCTTCACGGTTTGCGAGATCTATTTGAGGGACAg GGTGGTGTCCTGGGTCTGGACCCCGATGAGCACGATCTGGCGAGTAACTACTTCATATCAGCGCTGACACCGGGCGAACTCTCGGTGAGCTTTAAATCCCCCGATAACCCATTAGCTCGGGGTGTCCAATTTCCACAGCACACCAGAGCCCGTGTTGTGGAGGAGCGCGGGGACGAGGAGGATGTACCTAGACAACCTCGTATGACTCGCAGTCAGAGTGTTCAGGGCCTtgtgagggatgctcgaccccatgagccggctcgtcattcagtAGATCCGGGAAAGCGCCCAGTGCCGCATACTTCTTCATCGTCGAGCGGATCTCGGCCTGTATCCAGTCCCAGCGAGGGTGAGGTGGACCGTAAATGGGTGACGAAGATGATCCGTCAGGAGATGAAGTTCTTCGGCAAATTCATGGATAAACTGAAGGGCAAGGGCAAAAAAGGATAG